One genomic segment of Sanyastnella coralliicola includes these proteins:
- a CDS encoding 5'-nucleotidase, lipoprotein e(P4) family encodes MKYLSLLLSVAFIVSCAAPSPEPTPTPEAPEMPVKEYVVSSVLWQQHSAEYKALCYQAFNIATLRLQQLEGTSEKPLAIITDIDETVLDNSPYSGMQVQEDLEFDKDDWIEWGKQQSAAEVPGAVEFFNFADSLGVEVFYISNRYHVQLDETLANMQALDLPNADSSHVFLKTETSEKQARRDRVLNDYEVVLYLGDNLSDFSSVFDGQGTAARNQLAKDLQASFGDQFIVFPNPMYGDWESKGIYEASRDWSDAQRDSLRKAKIESYK; translated from the coding sequence ATGAAATACCTATCCCTCCTCCTATCAGTAGCGTTCATCGTTTCTTGTGCTGCGCCTTCACCGGAACCCACACCAACTCCTGAGGCTCCGGAGATGCCAGTCAAAGAGTACGTGGTGTCGTCGGTGTTGTGGCAACAACATTCAGCTGAGTATAAGGCCCTTTGTTACCAGGCGTTCAATATTGCTACGCTGCGACTTCAGCAGCTTGAGGGGACGTCAGAAAAACCACTGGCGATCATCACGGATATTGATGAGACAGTGTTGGATAATAGTCCGTACAGTGGAATGCAGGTGCAGGAAGATTTAGAGTTTGATAAGGATGACTGGATTGAATGGGGAAAGCAACAAAGTGCTGCGGAGGTTCCAGGTGCGGTTGAGTTCTTCAATTTTGCTGACTCACTCGGGGTTGAAGTATTCTATATTTCAAACCGTTACCATGTGCAGCTCGATGAGACCTTAGCGAACATGCAAGCCTTGGATCTGCCGAATGCAGATTCGAGCCACGTCTTTTTGAAAACGGAGACCAGCGAAAAGCAAGCAAGAAGAGATCGCGTGTTGAACGACTACGAAGTGGTGTTGTACCTAGGAGATAATCTGTCTGATTTCTCTTCTGTGTTTGACGGACAAGGAACGGCAGCGCGAAATCAATTGGCCAAGGATCTTCAAGCTTCTTTTGGAGATCAGTTCATCGTTTTTCCTAACCCGATGTATGGAGATTGGGAGTCGAAAGGGATTTACGAAGCAAGCCGTGACTGGTCAGACGCGCAGCGTGATTCGTTGAGGAAGGCGAAGATTGAATCTTACAAATAG
- a CDS encoding alpha/beta hydrolase: MTIYCISGLGADQRVFDKLSVKAELVHLEWIEPAANEDLKTYALRLAQKIDVSSPFCLLGVSFGGMIATEIGKALKAEKVILVSTAEIASELPLHYRALGKTQVSKLIPAKWYEMPKGMASFLFGTDQKELLGQILDDTDPNFTKWAIGALTTWDNQTRLSNSYKIHGSNDRMIPLGSNPADHVIKNAGHFMAYDQADEVSEVINRVLQDTSKL; the protein is encoded by the coding sequence ATGACCATCTACTGCATCAGCGGCCTCGGAGCAGACCAACGTGTCTTCGACAAACTTTCTGTAAAAGCGGAATTAGTCCATTTAGAGTGGATTGAACCTGCGGCGAATGAAGACCTGAAGACGTATGCCTTGCGTCTGGCCCAGAAAATTGATGTGTCTTCACCTTTCTGTTTATTAGGAGTGAGTTTTGGAGGCATGATTGCCACTGAAATCGGGAAAGCCTTGAAAGCCGAAAAGGTGATTCTTGTCTCAACCGCTGAAATCGCCTCAGAGCTACCGCTGCATTATCGAGCATTGGGGAAAACGCAGGTGTCTAAATTGATTCCCGCCAAGTGGTATGAAATGCCCAAAGGCATGGCATCTTTTCTCTTCGGGACAGATCAGAAAGAACTGCTCGGACAGATCCTAGATGACACCGATCCGAACTTTACTAAGTGGGCCATTGGAGCTTTAACCACTTGGGACAACCAAACCCGTCTGAGCAATTCCTATAAAATTCACGGTTCGAATGACCGAATGATTCCTTTGGGATCAAATCCTGCCGATCACGTTATCAAAAACGCCGGTCACTTTATGGCCTACGATCAAGCTGACGAAGTAAGCGAGGTGATTAATCGAGTTCTTCAAGACACCTCGAAACTCTAA
- a CDS encoding DUF2911 domain-containing protein: protein MTYGSPAVNGREIWGGLEEFDEVWRAGANNATTIEFSHEVEIEGQTLSPGKYALFIVPKEGREWEIIFSNNPDQWGAFSYNPEEDALRIKANLITLDRRAERLTYHIGQEAFDIGFLMMAWDRLGVRFTFKTRHVDNFKTHVTSRLAETDSSLHWIVYLQAAEHLIDHNIALDQAQDWINTSATLSNKVTDWNPHFYPEEYVKHHLLFTAARLTSVEDPKEALEMAQPIFDSMFYERNKDWVDELMGEWDRRMNAPLKD, encoded by the coding sequence GTGACTTATGGCAGTCCTGCTGTCAACGGCAGAGAAATCTGGGGAGGCTTAGAGGAATTCGATGAAGTATGGAGAGCAGGAGCAAACAACGCCACCACCATCGAGTTCAGCCATGAAGTTGAAATTGAAGGACAGACACTCAGTCCCGGCAAATATGCCCTGTTCATTGTCCCGAAAGAAGGAAGAGAATGGGAAATCATATTCAGCAACAATCCTGATCAATGGGGTGCCTTTTCCTACAACCCCGAAGAAGATGCTTTGCGTATCAAGGCTAACTTAATTACGCTCGATCGTCGAGCTGAACGCTTAACCTACCATATCGGCCAAGAAGCGTTTGACATCGGCTTCCTAATGATGGCTTGGGACCGCCTTGGCGTACGATTCACATTTAAGACCCGCCATGTCGACAACTTCAAAACCCATGTAACATCGCGTCTCGCCGAAACAGACAGCAGCCTTCATTGGATCGTTTACCTCCAAGCTGCAGAGCATTTGATTGATCACAATATAGCCCTCGATCAAGCCCAAGATTGGATCAACACATCCGCCACCCTTTCCAACAAGGTAACCGATTGGAACCCTCACTTCTACCCTGAAGAATACGTGAAACACCACCTCCTATTCACCGCTGCGAGATTAACGAGTGTAGAAGACCCAAAAGAAGCCCTGGAAATGGCTCAGCCCATTTTTGATTCGATGTTCTATGAACGGAACAAAGATTGGGTTGATGAGCTGATGGGGGAATGGGATAGGCGCATGAATGCGCCGTTAAAGGACTAG
- a CDS encoding MFS transporter translates to MRQLKFILPVIVLAQFFCTSLWFAGNGVMPGLIENFGLEGNDLGHLTSVVQFGFILGTLLFALLSVADRFSPSHVFFTCALLAGGFNLAMIWDGNDFQSIIAIRFFTGFFLAGIYPVGMKIASDYFHEGLGKSLGFLVGALVLGTAFPHLLSGISTTFEWQSVLITTSILAFIGGLMIVLFIPDGPFRKRSQQVELSAMFKVFKVPAFRSAAFGYFGHMWELYAFWAFVPIIIAAFNRVHDHAFNVSLTSFAIIAIGGIACVVGGFLSQRFGVKKVATLSLLISGICCLLCPFVFLSGSAILMIPFLLIWGMSVIADSPLFSTLVAQNAPAEWKGTALTIVNSLGFAITIVSIQLVSALLANAESSFIFMILAIGPLFGLIALRRHQHS, encoded by the coding sequence ATGCGTCAACTGAAGTTCATTTTACCGGTGATTGTACTCGCCCAATTCTTCTGCACCTCCTTGTGGTTTGCAGGAAATGGAGTGATGCCCGGACTGATCGAAAACTTCGGACTGGAAGGAAATGACCTTGGGCACTTGACTTCAGTAGTGCAGTTCGGTTTCATCTTAGGCACCTTACTCTTCGCTTTGCTTTCTGTGGCTGATCGCTTTTCCCCATCCCATGTGTTCTTCACTTGTGCCTTATTAGCTGGAGGCTTCAATTTGGCTATGATCTGGGATGGAAATGATTTTCAGAGCATCATCGCCATTCGTTTCTTCACAGGATTTTTCCTCGCGGGAATCTATCCTGTTGGAATGAAAATCGCCTCTGATTACTTCCATGAAGGCCTTGGTAAATCACTAGGATTTTTAGTGGGCGCACTGGTTCTTGGAACCGCCTTCCCTCACCTACTCAGTGGAATCTCAACGACCTTCGAATGGCAATCTGTTTTGATCACGACCTCGATTTTGGCCTTCATTGGTGGGCTCATGATCGTACTCTTCATACCAGACGGGCCTTTCAGAAAGAGAAGTCAGCAGGTAGAATTATCGGCTATGTTCAAGGTGTTTAAAGTTCCAGCCTTTCGATCGGCGGCCTTTGGGTACTTCGGACATATGTGGGAACTCTATGCTTTTTGGGCGTTTGTCCCGATCATCATCGCTGCTTTTAACAGGGTGCATGACCATGCCTTCAATGTTTCGCTTACATCCTTTGCCATTATCGCCATCGGCGGAATTGCATGTGTTGTTGGAGGTTTTTTGTCTCAGCGATTTGGAGTGAAAAAAGTAGCGACCTTGAGCCTACTTATCTCAGGTATTTGTTGCCTGCTATGTCCGTTCGTTTTCCTTTCCGGCTCGGCCATCCTCATGATTCCTTTCTTGTTGATTTGGGGTATGTCTGTCATCGCTGACTCTCCTCTCTTTTCCACGCTAGTGGCTCAAAACGCACCTGCAGAATGGAAAGGAACAGCTCTCACCATTGTCAATAGTTTAGGTTTCGCGATTACTATTGTGAGTATCCAATTGGTCAGTGCTTTACTCGCTAACGCGGAATCGAGCTTCATCTTCATGATCCTAGCGATAGGACCATTGTTCGGACTGATCGCCCTACGTCGTCACCAGCACAGTTAA
- a CDS encoding VWA domain-containing protein — MLSISLSKTPLAMACLLAMAIGCTSPDSSTSIQADAIAEEAATPAVNAAAVAPTEETADLIQLAILLDTSNSMDGLIDQAKSQLWQIVNKVTSAKRPDGSLPNVRVALYQYGNDGLPMRENYIQKISDFTGELDQISAELFALTTNGGSEYCGAVVGHSLDHLEWTNVENSLKMVFIAGNEAFSQGPIPFKESCRTAKERDIIVNTIFCGPEDEGLQTNWGNAALLAEGKFFSIDSDAQTVFIETPYDDRIIELNDSFNETYMWYGELGQGSLQLQRETDGLAEGTDKGYYADRIISKNSNAYFNSSWDLVDAYSADSTVVFKELGQLPDSLSDKSEEEIKEIVKQQKADRDAVKQEIAELKIKREEFIAQTKAAMAGGADQLGDAILNAIENQAVEAGYNFEK, encoded by the coding sequence ATGCTTTCCATCTCTCTTAGTAAAACCCCTCTCGCGATGGCGTGCCTTTTGGCCATGGCCATCGGTTGTACATCACCGGACTCATCCACTTCAATTCAAGCCGATGCCATTGCTGAAGAAGCAGCAACTCCGGCAGTAAATGCAGCTGCGGTGGCGCCTACAGAAGAAACAGCTGATTTAATTCAACTCGCCATCCTATTAGATACTTCCAATAGTATGGACGGGCTCATCGATCAAGCTAAAAGCCAATTATGGCAGATTGTCAATAAGGTAACCTCAGCGAAACGTCCTGACGGAAGTCTGCCGAACGTACGTGTAGCCTTGTACCAATATGGTAACGACGGACTCCCAATGCGCGAGAATTACATCCAAAAGATCTCTGATTTTACCGGTGAATTAGACCAAATCTCAGCCGAGCTTTTTGCCTTGACAACGAACGGAGGTTCAGAATACTGCGGTGCAGTGGTGGGTCATTCTCTCGATCATCTTGAATGGACGAACGTCGAGAACTCACTGAAGATGGTCTTCATTGCAGGAAATGAAGCATTCTCACAAGGTCCAATCCCTTTCAAAGAAAGCTGCAGAACGGCTAAAGAACGCGATATCATTGTGAACACCATTTTCTGCGGACCAGAAGACGAAGGGCTCCAGACAAACTGGGGAAACGCTGCACTTCTAGCAGAAGGCAAGTTCTTCTCCATTGATTCGGATGCTCAGACTGTCTTCATTGAAACACCTTATGACGACCGCATTATTGAGTTGAACGACTCATTTAACGAGACGTACATGTGGTACGGTGAACTAGGTCAGGGAAGCTTGCAATTACAGAGAGAAACGGACGGCTTAGCCGAAGGAACAGATAAGGGGTATTATGCCGACCGAATCATTTCGAAGAACTCTAATGCATACTTCAATAGTAGCTGGGATTTAGTTGACGCTTATAGCGCTGACTCTACTGTCGTATTCAAAGAATTAGGTCAACTTCCAGACTCACTCTCGGATAAATCGGAAGAGGAAATCAAAGAAATCGTAAAGCAGCAAAAGGCTGATCGAGATGCTGTGAAACAGGAGATTGCTGAGCTGAAAATCAAACGCGAAGAATTTATCGCTCAAACCAAAGCTGCCATGGCAGGTGGTGCTGATCAATTGGGCGACGCCATTCTAAACGCCATTGAAAATCAAGCAGTAGAAGCGGGATATAACTTTGAGAAATAG
- a CDS encoding type II toxin-antitoxin system RelE/ParE family toxin — MNELVLTNAAKQDLSNILLFGIERFGKIQARKYFDGIYRSFDKIVANPLQFPEVIELGRGVRRCVYYSETIYFRYQENQILIIAIVGRQELRNRLF; from the coding sequence ATGAATGAACTGGTTCTTACCAATGCTGCTAAGCAGGACCTTTCAAATATTCTCCTCTTCGGAATTGAACGTTTTGGTAAAATTCAGGCACGCAAGTATTTCGACGGGATATACCGGTCATTCGACAAAATAGTCGCGAATCCGCTTCAGTTTCCTGAAGTCATTGAATTAGGACGAGGAGTAAGGAGATGTGTTTACTATTCCGAGACCATCTATTTTCGATATCAAGAAAACCAGATTCTCATTATTGCGATTGTGGGTAGGCAAGAACTAAGAAATAGACTTTTCTGA
- a CDS encoding ribbon-helix-helix domain-containing protein has protein sequence MPRQSITFTSPNDEWLSKQVESEEYLSKSEVVNDLIRKARVEEERVKYIRARLQDAEDSGIAEESPEQIRQELLKRNNLNE, from the coding sequence ATGCCACGTCAGAGTATCACCTTTACTTCCCCGAACGATGAATGGCTTTCAAAACAAGTTGAAAGCGAAGAATACCTCTCCAAGAGTGAAGTTGTGAATGACCTTATTCGCAAAGCCCGGGTAGAAGAAGAACGAGTGAAATATATCCGCGCTCGGCTTCAAGACGCAGAAGACAGTGGAATTGCTGAAGAAAGTCCAGAACAAATACGACAGGAACTGCTGAAACGAAACAACCTAAATGAATGA
- a CDS encoding efflux RND transporter permease subunit, whose translation MWTSLATFILRYRLPILIGMLALTAFMGWQAQNVRMSYRFGGLLPEDDPTNLAYLDFLENFSEDGNVIVIGVDDTSLYDLENFNKWYELTDGIKQIKIASGTEPDAPLVSAIDSVFSIGHSYTIVRDDSLERFGFERVFRGPPSTQQELDSALARVKNLPFYEGLLYKNDSPATLMMVFVNAELFNSEDRGPSVDLIVEAVEGFEEETGIKTHLSGLPYIRTQMVGKVKVELRLFVILAIAVTALLLLLFFRNFGVMVVCITVVGIGVVWSLGTIALFDYPITMLMGLIPPLMIVIGVPNCIYLLNKYHAEFKKHGNKAKALSRVVHKVGNATFMTNATTALGFATFIFTHSDILQHFGVVASINIMAMFVISLITIPTVFSYLPAPKRRHVRHLDRKWVFGVVNGLVSIVTNYRRVVYIATIVMVGFGVYGLSLMETTGNVVDDLPQEDKVITDLHWFEDEFKGVMPFEVIIDTKRKGQALRDKNLKRMEELQEVLAEYPQFSRSLSIVDAIKFGKQAFYNGDPSRYSLMNRQEQGFIGPYFSSDYETGGIESTFIDSTRQRTRITSQVADIGTKEMAVLLGELRPRIDSIFNPRLFRVDSALAVMKQSKADSALATFLGEFKAYQKPVLEKLVAQGLIDSTCTEKLDCILAVNDDTAVMEAISGAVNDSRIDVTLTGTSIVFLEGTSYMTTNLMISLMLAICVIAGIMALLFKSGRMVLISLVPNMIPLLFTAAVMGYFGIPIKPSTILVFSIAFGISVDDTIHFLAKYRQELKVLSWNIKDSVLLAVKETGVSMMYTSIVLFFGFGMFAASEFEGTRALGILVSMTLLVAMFANLVLLPSLLLSFERWITTKAFSEPFLEIIDEEEDIELEELEVRQGLNIPDSEH comes from the coding sequence ATGTGGACATCGCTTGCGACTTTTATTCTGAGGTATCGACTTCCGATTTTGATCGGAATGCTTGCTCTTACTGCATTCATGGGTTGGCAGGCACAGAATGTACGTATGAGCTACAGATTTGGAGGGCTTCTTCCTGAAGATGACCCCACCAATTTGGCTTACCTCGATTTTCTCGAAAATTTCTCTGAAGACGGTAATGTCATTGTTATCGGTGTGGATGATACTTCGCTGTATGACCTTGAGAATTTTAACAAGTGGTACGAACTGACAGACGGAATCAAGCAAATCAAAATTGCCTCGGGTACGGAACCTGATGCACCGTTGGTTTCAGCCATTGATTCAGTCTTTTCTATCGGGCACAGTTACACTATTGTGCGTGACGACTCCTTGGAGAGATTTGGGTTCGAGCGTGTCTTCCGCGGTCCTCCTTCCACACAGCAGGAACTCGATTCCGCGTTAGCGCGAGTAAAGAACTTACCTTTTTACGAAGGCCTTCTGTATAAGAACGATTCACCTGCAACCTTGATGATGGTATTCGTCAATGCAGAGCTGTTCAATTCTGAAGACCGCGGACCTAGTGTTGATCTCATTGTAGAGGCAGTAGAAGGTTTCGAAGAAGAGACTGGAATCAAAACACACCTCTCTGGATTACCTTATATCCGAACACAAATGGTGGGTAAGGTGAAGGTAGAGCTTCGCCTATTTGTCATTCTTGCTATTGCGGTTACTGCCTTGTTATTGCTGCTGTTCTTCCGAAACTTCGGAGTGATGGTGGTCTGTATCACTGTCGTGGGAATTGGTGTGGTATGGTCATTAGGAACCATTGCATTGTTCGATTACCCGATTACGATGCTGATGGGATTAATCCCTCCGCTGATGATCGTGATTGGGGTTCCTAACTGTATTTATCTCCTGAATAAGTACCACGCGGAATTCAAGAAGCACGGGAACAAAGCCAAAGCGTTGTCTCGCGTAGTACACAAGGTGGGTAATGCGACCTTCATGACAAATGCGACCACTGCACTTGGTTTCGCCACCTTCATCTTCACACACTCTGATATCCTCCAGCACTTCGGTGTCGTAGCCTCGATTAACATCATGGCGATGTTCGTGATATCACTCATTACTATTCCAACGGTATTTAGCTATCTACCAGCACCAAAGCGTCGCCACGTTCGTCACCTCGATCGCAAATGGGTATTTGGTGTGGTGAATGGACTGGTAAGCATTGTGACGAATTATCGTCGTGTTGTGTACATCGCGACCATTGTGATGGTCGGTTTTGGTGTGTACGGTCTGTCGCTCATGGAAACCACCGGAAACGTTGTGGATGACCTACCGCAAGAAGACAAGGTAATCACCGATCTGCATTGGTTTGAGGACGAATTTAAAGGGGTGATGCCTTTCGAGGTGATCATCGATACCAAGCGCAAAGGACAAGCTCTACGCGATAAGAACTTGAAGCGCATGGAAGAGCTGCAAGAGGTGCTTGCTGAGTATCCTCAATTCAGCCGATCGCTTTCAATTGTTGACGCGATTAAGTTTGGAAAGCAAGCCTTTTATAACGGAGATCCTTCGCGATACAGTTTAATGAATCGCCAAGAGCAAGGTTTCATTGGTCCGTATTTCAGTTCAGACTATGAAACGGGAGGCATAGAGTCTACCTTCATTGATAGTACACGCCAGCGCACGCGCATCACTTCTCAAGTAGCGGATATCGGTACCAAAGAAATGGCAGTGTTGTTGGGTGAATTGCGTCCGCGAATCGATTCCATCTTTAATCCTCGTTTGTTCAGGGTAGATAGCGCATTAGCGGTGATGAAGCAGTCGAAAGCTGATTCCGCGTTAGCGACATTCTTAGGTGAATTCAAGGCCTACCAGAAACCGGTACTTGAGAAACTAGTCGCACAAGGCCTCATTGATAGCACATGTACGGAAAAACTCGATTGCATCCTTGCGGTGAATGATGACACGGCGGTGATGGAAGCCATCAGCGGAGCTGTCAATGACTCCCGAATTGATGTCACTCTTACCGGTACTAGTATCGTCTTCCTGGAAGGGACATCGTACATGACTACGAACCTGATGATTTCGTTGATGTTGGCCATTTGTGTCATCGCCGGAATCATGGCTTTGTTATTCAAGTCGGGGCGTATGGTCTTGATTTCCTTGGTGCCGAACATGATTCCGCTACTATTCACGGCAGCGGTGATGGGCTACTTTGGTATTCCAATTAAGCCGTCAACTATTCTCGTATTCTCGATTGCCTTTGGTATTTCCGTTGATGATACCATTCACTTCTTGGCCAAATACCGTCAAGAGTTGAAGGTGCTTTCATGGAACATCAAAGACTCTGTTCTTCTTGCTGTGAAGGAAACAGGGGTGAGTATGATGTATACCTCGATCGTGCTCTTCTTCGGTTTCGGAATGTTCGCTGCTTCAGAATTCGAAGGGACAAGAGCACTTGGGATCTTGGTTTCAATGACCCTCTTAGTGGCCATGTTTGCCAACTTGGTTCTTCTACCTTCGTTGCTACTCAGCTTTGAGCGCTGGATTACAACGAAGGCCTTTAGTGAACCATTCCTCGAAATTATCGACGAGGAGGAGGACATAGAGTTAGAAGAACTAGAGGTTCGTCAGGGGTTGAATATTCCTGATTCCGAGCACTAG